Within the Oceanispirochaeta sp. genome, the region TGGCGGCAGCTGTTATATGGTTCTCCTGTTTCGATATTCTGCAGGTGCAGGAAATATCCATGGAGCCAGAAATTCACCATGGTCAGACTATCCTGGTGAACAAGATTGCCTATCGCTTTCCTCTGCTCAACAAAAAAGGACCTTCAGCAGAGGATGTTATTGTTTTCAAGAATCCCTACGATCACCAGCTGGTTGTAAAACGATGCCGCCTTATCCCGGGAGACCTCATCAATATTGATGAGACAGGATGGCTCCTTGTAGGGAAAGAGCGGTATTTTTTAACTGACAGGCAGAGAGAGTTACTGTCGGGAATTGAGAGAATACCCGAGGACACGGTATTGGTACTGGGAGATAATTCCTTCCATTCCGTCGACTCCAGAGATTACGGCTGTGTTTCCATTGGAACCATAAGGGGAAAAGTTATCAACATTTTCGGAGGAAAAAACAGCCATTGATCACCGGAAATAAACGCTTCCGCATATTCCTCACCATACTCCTTGCTGTTACGTTCATACTGGTACTTCAGTATGCTCGGATCATGTTAATCAGCCCTCCTCTCAGCCCTCTGGATACCCCGAGTTTTCCAGAGCTTCAACGGGGGGAGATATATGACAGAAACGGGAAACTCATGGCGATACAGACCAGGCTGGATTCGGTGACCGCCTGGATTCCCGAGATCAAAGACAACGACAGAACGGCAGCTCTCCTTGCAGACGCCCTGTCACTGGACCGGGAAGATCTGAAAGTCCGCTTCAATGATGCTTCCCGTCAGGGATTTCTCTATATCAAGAGGCAGGTTTCACCCACTGAATCCAAGTTAGTCAATGAAATGATTCAGTCTGGAACCCTCCCGGGAATACGTCTGGAACCGGATCAGGGACGCAGTTATCCCGAAAAAGATCTTGCCGCTCATATCATAGGGTATGTGGGAACCGACAATATCGGCCTGGATGGAATCGAATACACATTCAACCAGGTCCTTGCCCCCCCTGAAATCAGTACAAACGATGATGAGATCCTCTATGGGAACGACATATTCCTGACGATTGATCTGAACACCCAATATATTACCGAACAGATTGCCCGCCGGGCCATGGAAGAACATCAACCCGAAGGAATGATGATTCTTGTGATGGGAGCCCAGACAGGAGAGTTGTACAGCTTTGTATCCCTGCCCTCATTTGATCCTAATAATTTTTCTAAATACAGCGCAGCTCAGCGGAATAACCTTCCCGTCACCTTGACCTACGAACCTGGTTCTGTCATGAAGATTTTTTCATTATCCAGTTTTATGCAGCTGGGAGGGATCAGGCCGGATGACATTTTTGATACCCGGGGAGGCTATTTTCCCGAAATATTTCAAAAGTATAAAATATCACCCATCACCGACCTGGGAGCCTATGGAGTACTGGATACGACTGGTGTGCTGATCCACTCCAGTAATGTGGGTACCGCGCTTGCCTCAGACAGTGTGGGGCAGAAAGAGTATTACAATATGCTTAAGAACTTCGGCTTCGGAGGCAAGACAGGCATTCCTCTGCCCGGCGAATCCAGCGGGATTCTCTCAGACCCGTCAAAATGGTCAGTCCGGTCAAAACCGACCCTGGCTATTGGCCAGGAAATCGGTGTGTCCGCCATGCAAATGATCACAGCAGCCACTGTTTTTGCCAACGGCGGGGAACTTCTAAGACCCAGAATAGTAAAAAAGGTTGTTTCTTCTTCGGGAGAGGTCATCAAGGAGTATAAAAGGGAAGCCGTCAGAGAGGTTCTGTCACCTGAGGTGGCCGAGAGTATGCTTCTGATGATGGAGCAGGTTGTCTCCTCTCCAGAAGGTACTGTGCGGAGAGCCCAGGTACCGGGTTTAAGGATTTCAGGAAAATCAGGAACCGCCCAGAGGATTGATCCCGAAACAGGAACCTATTCCGATACAGATTATATGTCTTCTGTCCTGGCCCTCTTTCCAACGGAAGATCCGAAACTCATTGTGTATGTCATTCTTCAGTTCCCCAAGGGCCGGAGCATTTATGGAGGCCGGATAGCCTCACCCATCGTTAAGGAACTCGCAGAGAGCCTGTCTCCCTACTACGGTATACCCATCGAAGGCAATCTGCTTCTCAAACATGACGGCCGTGTCCGTCTATCCACACCCCGTAATGTGGCTCTGGGATCAGAACTACCAGATTTTACGGGATTCTCCAAGAGAGAAGTGATGGCGGCTCTGGAAGGCAGCTCCATCCCCCTGAATCTGAAAGGAGAGGGATGGGTAGTCTTCCAATTCCCACCTGCCGGAGAGATCATCGACGATACAACAACAATGTTCCTGGAATTCAAATGAGTTTTTATCAAAAAAACAGGGATCTTCTGGTCTCTCTCTTCCCTGGAATCTCTGACAAACTGAATAATCCATCTTTAGATTCCCCCCCTGCCCTTGTTGTTGAGACAGTGGAAACGAAGGATGGTCAGATAAGCATCCGCAGGGAGAAAGGGACCTGGCTTCACTCCACTCACTCCCCCTTGAGGGAAGCCTCCCGGCTGATTCAAAACAGCATTCCCGGGACCTGCCCCTTCTGCATTTTTTATGGCTTCGGCCTGGCCTATCATCTGGACATATTTATCAGCCGTCACAGGGGAGTCCCTTTTGCCGTTGTTGAACCGGATGTTGCCTTATTCAATTACTGCCTGGGCCTCAGAGATTTTTCTTCTGTTTTTCAGTCTCCCGGTTTTTCTCTGGCATTAGGTGCACCAGCTGAAGCCATGCCGGCGCTGCTGGAGGGAAAACCTTACAAGGATATTCAGATCTGTATGCTCCGCTCTGTCGTAGAGAATAACCGGGAATACTTTAAACTCTGCGATAGAACGGTACAGGAGTATTTCTCCAGAAAAGAGATCAATGCGAACACCCTGAATAAGTTCAGCCGTCTGTGGGTCAGCAATATCTGCAGAAATCTCCCTCTCACCGTCAGGATTCCCGGAGTGTGGACCCTGAAAGAAAGGTTCAAAGGCATTCCCGCCCTGTTACTGGCGGCCGGCCCCACCCTGGAAGAAACCCTGCCTCTTCTGCCGGAATTGAGAAAACGGATGCTTCTTGTTTGTGTGGATACAGCCCTCAAGGCCTGCCTCAGACGGGGAATTGAACCTGACTTTCTGATCCTCACGGATCCTCAGTACTGGAATTCACGGCATATGGACCGCTGCAGGACCCGGAAAACAATCCTGATCAGTGATGTATCGACCTACCCGGCTCCGCTCTGGGCGTTCGAAGGCAGGGTCTTCTTCTGCTCCACTCCCTTTCCTCTGGGTCAATTCTTTGAATCCAGAACCGAAATTAAGGGAAAACTGAAATCCGGAGGGTCCGTGTCTACGGCAGCCTGGGATTTTATCCGTCACTGCGGCGGCAGGGAGATTTACTGTGCTGGCCTGGATCTCTCCTTTCCCGATGGAGAGACCCACTATAGAGGCAGCACCTTTGAAGAGAGGATTCACGGATTCAGCGAAAGGACCTCTCCGGTAGAAACTGGAAGCTGGCTGGCCCTGATGGGTGGCAATCCTTACCAGGGGAAAAATCATCTGGGAGAACCGGTTCTGACAGATCAAAGGATGAAAATTTACATTCATTGGTTTGAAGAGCAGATGGCCTGTTTTTCGGATGTCCGGACACAGCAGTTATCCCCGAGAAGCATTGCCCTGAAGGGATTGGGATGGGAGGATTCGGAACGACTCCTCTCCCTCCCGGAGATCAGGGAAACAAAAATTAATAAAAAATTGGATGATCTTTCCAATATCACCAGCGGCGTGACCGAGGAAGATCTCAAGAACTCCCATTCTCAGCTTATTACCGAACTGGAGGATCTGATTGCCCTCACGGCGAAAGGAAGCAGGATATCAAAGAACCTTTTGGAGTCTGGAATTACTCCGGGAGATCTGGATGAGCTGAATCAGATTGATCAGGCCATTTTAAACCGGGAAAGCAGAGAAATGGCTGGTTTTATACTGGCTCCTATCCTGGAAGAGCAAATTGGGGGAACCAGAACAGATTCAACGGAAAAAGAGGTCCTGACCCGCTCTTTAAAGCTCTATACCGAACTGAATACCAGCCTTGTTTTTCACCGTGATCAGATTATCAGAATAGATTTATAATAATCAGGGCTGAATTTCAAGATCACTTTTACCCGTTACTGGTCTATGCAGTTCCTAAAAATTTACCTGCTTCTTGGAATATTTGTATCCATAATATCCTGTCAAAAATCTCCCGGCGAAAAAACCTATTCCGAGTATGCCCGAGCCCTGCAATACTACTATCAAGGCTACATATCAGAGGCTGAGGGCCTCTTTGCGGAAATACAGAATGAGTTCCCCCATTTTTATCAGAACACCAGGATGTACGCCAAATGCCTGTATTATCAGGGAAAACAGGAGCAGGCGGCAAAGTTCTGGATGATTCTGCAGGAAGAAAATGAAATGGATATTGACAGCATTAAATGTCTGACCTCCTATTTAGTTCAAAAAGGCCGCTCAGTCGATGCAATACCCCTTTTAAGAACAGGACTATCACAATCGTCTCAGGACCCGATGCTCCTCTACCTGATGGCGCAGTGCAGATGTCTGGAGGGAGATGTGTCTCAGGGATTGTCCCTTCTTCTTTCGGCAGTCACTGAAATGGAAAGACAGGTTGTTATTCCCCTGGAACTGGCCCGTGTCTACCACAGTTTTGGTTTTACCAAAGAAGCCCGGGATGTTCTGGAGAGGTATTCTGAATACCTGGGAGAAGATCATCCCCTCCGGCCGGCGCTGACCGAATTAAGCTCATCCCTTGAAACAGGGATTCAACAGGAATAAAAAACCCGTCCAAGCCGGACGGGTTTTCAATTTTTGCAGAACATACACTATTTTATAACAAATCTGAAAAACCGTTTTTTTCCTGCCTTCAGTATGATTTCCTTCTCGCCGCCTTCTTCCACAACAAAAGAAGTGTCAATCCGGGCATCCACATCGGTCATCTTATCACCGTTTACGGCGGCTCCATTCTGACTGACCAACCGGCGTGCCTCACTTTTTGAGCTGCTGAGTCCGGATAAGACGTAAAAGTCCAGAATATTGAATCCCTTTTCTATTTCAGAAGCGGCCAGATCGACTGTGGGCATCCCCGACTTGTCCTGGACTCCGACCGTACTGAAAGCCGCTTTGGCCCCTTCCAGTGCTTTTTCGGCTTCTTCCTTTCCATGAATAATCTTTGTCAGTTCAAAGGCCAGAATCTCCTTGGCTTTGTTTATCTCCTGATCTTTGAGAGATCCTAGACGCCTGCATTCTTCCACAGGCAGGAATGTAAAGAGGAGGAGGAATTTCTCGACATCCGCGTCGGCCACATTCCTCCAATATTGGAAAAAATCGTAGATGGATGTCATTTCGGGATCAAGAAAAAGGGCTCCCTTCTCTGTTTTTCCCATTTTTTTGCCATCCGAACGTGTCACAAGAGGAAAGGTCAAACCAAGAGCCTCTCCGCCGTCCACCCGTCGGATCAGCTCCATCCCGGCCACAATATTGCCCCACTGATCGTCACCGCCGATCTGGAGAATACAGTTCTCCCGGCGGTACAGTTCCAGAAAGTCATAAGATTGAAGGAGCTGATAGTTAAACTCAATAAAGGACAGCCCCTTCTCCAGTCTTTTTTTATAGGCCTCAAAGGTCAGCATACGATTGACCGAGAAATGCCGGCCGATGTCCCTGAGAAAATCGATATAATTCAAGGAAGCCAGCCAGTCGGCGTTATCTACCAGTTTCGACTTACCATCATCAAAGCTGATAAACTGGGCAATCTGCTTCTTTAACCGTTCCGCATTGTCCTTGATCTGATCAATGGTGAGCATTTTCCGCATATCGCTCTTTCCCGAAGGATCTCCGATTCGGGCGGTTCCGCCTCCCACCAGAATGATGGGCTCATGCCCTGCCTGCTGCAGGTGATGCATGGCAAAAAGGGGAATAGTATGACCGATGTGCATGGAAGGGCCCGTCGGGTCCACTCCCACATAGATACGAACCGGTCCCTCATCAAGTTTTTTATTGAGCAGATCGACGTCTGTACACTGTTTGAAAAATCCTCTCTCTTTGAGAGTGGCGAGTGCCGCATTCATAATAATTATACCCTCTTGTACTTCTTCATTTCTTCTTTGAGTCTGGCTGCCAGACCTTCCCGGGGAACACGAATCTGCTCCATAGAATCACGGAATCGGATGGTCACGTCATTGTTGTCTTTGCTGTCATAGTCCACAGTGATACAGAAAGGGGTACCGATCTCATCCTGTCTTCTATAACGTCTGCCAATGGCTCCTGACTGATCATAGAAACAGTTGAAATCTTCGGAAAGTTCCTTCTGAATATCCTTGGCCAATTCTGCCAGACCATCTTTTTTCACAAGAGGGAGGACCGCCGCCTTGATGGGTGCCACATTGGGATGCAGATGGAGGACGGTTCTAATATCAGGATTCCCGTTTTTATCTTCTCCGATGGTTTCTTCATGGTAAGCATCCATCAGACAAACCAATACCGATCTGGTCAGACCTGCTGATGTTTCGATGACATAGGGGATATAGCGTTCATTCGTATGAGGATCCAGGTAGTTGATTTCTTTACCACAGTATTCACCGTGACGTCTCAGGTCAAAGTCTGTCCTGTTGTGAATCCCTTCCTGTTCTTCCCATCCAAAGGGATACTTGTATTCCACATCGTAGGCATCTTTGGCATAGTGGGCGAGTTCTCCAGGACCATGCTGATGAAAGTGAAGATTTTCAGGGAGAACACCCAGCTGCTGGGTGTAATAATTCATTCTCTGCTCTTTCCAGTATTCGAACCATTTGTCGTCATCACCGGGTTTCACGAAAAACTGCATTTCCATCTGCTCAAACTCACAGGTTCTGAATATAAAGTTCTTTGTTGTGATTTCATTTCTGAAGGCCTTGCCAACCTGGGCGATGCCAAAGGGAATCTGCACACGGCTTGTGTCAACCACATTCTTGAAATTCACAAAAATACCCTGGGCTGTTTCGGGTCTGAGGTAGACGATGGAACCTGAATCGGCGACCGGTCCCAGATGAGTTGAAAACATGAGGTTGAACTGGCGGGGCTCTGTTAGCTCACCACCGCATTCAGGACATTTTTTACTTTCAATGACTTCGGGAGTCAGCTTGTCTTCCCGGAATCTGGTCTTGCACTGCTTGCAGTCAACAAGGGGATCCGAAAAATTTTCGACATGTCCCGAGGCTTCCCAGGTTTTAGGGTGCATCATGATGGCCGCATCCAGCCCCACGATATTTTCCTGGAGACGTGTCATTTCCCGCCACCAGATTTCCTGAATGTTCTTTTTCAGTTCCACACCGAGAGGACCGTAATCCCAGGTGGCCGAGAGGCCACCATAAATTTCACTGGAGGGATAGACAAAACCTCTTCTCTTGGCGAGGGAGACTATTTTCTCCATGGACGCACCGAACTTGTTGCTGATCTGATTTGTTTTCTTTTCTTTGGCCATTTTTTTTCCTTTCTTCCTAGTACCAGTTATGATTTAC harbors:
- a CDS encoding 6-hydroxymethylpterin diphosphokinase MptE-like protein, which translates into the protein MSFYQKNRDLLVSLFPGISDKLNNPSLDSPPALVVETVETKDGQISIRREKGTWLHSTHSPLREASRLIQNSIPGTCPFCIFYGFGLAYHLDIFISRHRGVPFAVVEPDVALFNYCLGLRDFSSVFQSPGFSLALGAPAEAMPALLEGKPYKDIQICMLRSVVENNREYFKLCDRTVQEYFSRKEINANTLNKFSRLWVSNICRNLPLTVRIPGVWTLKERFKGIPALLLAAGPTLEETLPLLPELRKRMLLVCVDTALKACLRRGIEPDFLILTDPQYWNSRHMDRCRTRKTILISDVSTYPAPLWAFEGRVFFCSTPFPLGQFFESRTEIKGKLKSGGSVSTAAWDFIRHCGGREIYCAGLDLSFPDGETHYRGSTFEERIHGFSERTSPVETGSWLALMGGNPYQGKNHLGEPVLTDQRMKIYIHWFEEQMACFSDVRTQQLSPRSIALKGLGWEDSERLLSLPEIRETKINKKLDDLSNITSGVTEEDLKNSHSQLITELEDLIALTAKGSRISKNLLESGITPGDLDELNQIDQAILNRESREMAGFILAPILEEQIGGTRTDSTEKEVLTRSLKLYTELNTSLVFHRDQIIRIDL
- the tyrS gene encoding tyrosine--tRNA ligase, whose protein sequence is MNAALATLKERGFFKQCTDVDLLNKKLDEGPVRIYVGVDPTGPSMHIGHTIPLFAMHHLQQAGHEPIILVGGGTARIGDPSGKSDMRKMLTIDQIKDNAERLKKQIAQFISFDDGKSKLVDNADWLASLNYIDFLRDIGRHFSVNRMLTFEAYKKRLEKGLSFIEFNYQLLQSYDFLELYRRENCILQIGGDDQWGNIVAGMELIRRVDGGEALGLTFPLVTRSDGKKMGKTEKGALFLDPEMTSIYDFFQYWRNVADADVEKFLLLFTFLPVEECRRLGSLKDQEINKAKEILAFELTKIIHGKEEAEKALEGAKAAFSTVGVQDKSGMPTVDLAASEIEKGFNILDFYVLSGLSSSKSEARRLVSQNGAAVNGDKMTDVDARIDTSFVVEEGGEKEIILKAGKKRFFRFVIK
- a CDS encoding glycine--tRNA ligase; translation: MAKEKKTNQISNKFGASMEKIVSLAKRRGFVYPSSEIYGGLSATWDYGPLGVELKKNIQEIWWREMTRLQENIVGLDAAIMMHPKTWEASGHVENFSDPLVDCKQCKTRFREDKLTPEVIESKKCPECGGELTEPRQFNLMFSTHLGPVADSGSIVYLRPETAQGIFVNFKNVVDTSRVQIPFGIAQVGKAFRNEITTKNFIFRTCEFEQMEMQFFVKPGDDDKWFEYWKEQRMNYYTQQLGVLPENLHFHQHGPGELAHYAKDAYDVEYKYPFGWEEQEGIHNRTDFDLRRHGEYCGKEINYLDPHTNERYIPYVIETSAGLTRSVLVCLMDAYHEETIGEDKNGNPDIRTVLHLHPNVAPIKAAVLPLVKKDGLAELAKDIQKELSEDFNCFYDQSGAIGRRYRRQDEIGTPFCITVDYDSKDNNDVTIRFRDSMEQIRVPREGLAARLKEEMKKYKRV
- a CDS encoding penicillin-binding protein, coding for MITGNKRFRIFLTILLAVTFILVLQYARIMLISPPLSPLDTPSFPELQRGEIYDRNGKLMAIQTRLDSVTAWIPEIKDNDRTAALLADALSLDREDLKVRFNDASRQGFLYIKRQVSPTESKLVNEMIQSGTLPGIRLEPDQGRSYPEKDLAAHIIGYVGTDNIGLDGIEYTFNQVLAPPEISTNDDEILYGNDIFLTIDLNTQYITEQIARRAMEEHQPEGMMILVMGAQTGELYSFVSLPSFDPNNFSKYSAAQRNNLPVTLTYEPGSVMKIFSLSSFMQLGGIRPDDIFDTRGGYFPEIFQKYKISPITDLGAYGVLDTTGVLIHSSNVGTALASDSVGQKEYYNMLKNFGFGGKTGIPLPGESSGILSDPSKWSVRSKPTLAIGQEIGVSAMQMITAATVFANGGELLRPRIVKKVVSSSGEVIKEYKREAVREVLSPEVAESMLLMMEQVVSSPEGTVRRAQVPGLRISGKSGTAQRIDPETGTYSDTDYMSSVLALFPTEDPKLIVYVILQFPKGRSIYGGRIASPIVKELAESLSPYYGIPIEGNLLLKHDGRVRLSTPRNVALGSELPDFTGFSKREVMAALEGSSIPLNLKGEGWVVFQFPPAGEIIDDTTTMFLEFK
- the lepB gene encoding signal peptidase I, with protein sequence MNHKTIVHNGGIAAAVLAAAVIWFSCFDILQVQEISMEPEIHHGQTILVNKIAYRFPLLNKKGPSAEDVIVFKNPYDHQLVVKRCRLIPGDLINIDETGWLLVGKERYFLTDRQRELLSGIERIPEDTVLVLGDNSFHSVDSRDYGCVSIGTIRGKVINIFGGKNSH